One Cyprinus carpio isolate SPL01 chromosome A16, ASM1834038v1, whole genome shotgun sequence genomic region harbors:
- the LOC109083277 gene encoding glutathione S-transferase kappa 1-like translates to MFSSGKVVQLFYDVSSPYSWLAFEVLCRYRNVWNIDLKFKPAFLPGVIYGSGNQPAVMNPSKLTYIVSDLTLLSEYFGVPMFRPSDLSDKDTLSAMRFVTALAEKEKEGDMLVERVSRELWKRKWRTHQDITQPASLTEAGLKAGLSANVVKEILSLSKSQPIKDKLKSVTQEALEYKCFGFPFIVCQVNGKAKVFFGSDRFELMAYFMGEKWMGPHPNKPTAHM, encoded by the exons ATGTTCAGCTCTGGAAAAGTGGTCCAGTTGTTCTACGATGTTTCTTCTCCTTATTCCTGGCTGGCATTTGAG gtgCTGTGTCGCTATAGAAATGTTTGGAACATCGACCTCAAATTTAAACCAGCATTTTTACCGGGAGTCATATACGGTTCAG GTAACCAGCCTGCTGTAATGAACCCAAGTAAGCTAACATACATAGTCTCAGATCTGACGCTGCTGTCTGAATATTTTGGAGTCCCTATGTTTCGACCTTCAGACCTTTCTGACAAAG ACACTTTGAGTGCGATGCGTTTTGTGACAGCTCTAGCAGAGAAGGAAAAAGAGGGAGACATGCTGGTGGAAAGGGTGTCTAGGGAGCTTTGGAAGAGAAAGTGGCGCACTCATCAGGACATTACCCAGCCTGCCTCACTCACTGAG GCAGGATTAAAGGCAGGTCTGTCAGCCAATGTGGTTAAGGAAATTCTGAGTCTCTCTAAATCTCAGCCAATCAAAGACAAGCTGAAGAGCGTCACACAGGAAGCACTGGAGTATAAA TGCTTTGGTTTTCCATTTATTGTATGCCAAGTGAATGGGAAGGCGAAGGTCTTCTTTGGTTCTGACAGATTTGAGCTCATGGCTTATTTTATGG